From the Phyllostomus discolor isolate MPI-MPIP mPhyDis1 chromosome 7, mPhyDis1.pri.v3, whole genome shotgun sequence genome, one window contains:
- the LOC114514592 gene encoding lymphocyte antigen 6H-like yields the protein MRGLHLVLLAVLLCSDHALSLQCYLCAGAQMATQCWVMTCGQRQNFCFKGTVITTWPDGRKVSGKSAGCAPSCEEVSYMMQTMYGSGPGPSLLANISKQLGLPAPKFDVQSLSCCEKDLCNGVSRPGRSLWALAGGLLLSLGPALLWALL from the exons ATGAGAGGCCTCCATCTGGTCCTGCTGGCGGTCCTGCTGTGCTCGGACCACG ccctgagccTACAGTGCTACCTCTGTGCTGGTGCccagatggccacacagtgctgGGTCATGACCTGTGGACAGAGACAGAACTTCTGCTTCAAGGGCACCGTGATCACCACCTGGCCAGATG GACGGAAGGTCAGCGGGAAGAGTGCGGGTTGTGCCCCTTCCTGTGAGGAGGTGTCTTACATGATGCAGACAATGTACGGCTCAGGCCCAGGGCCAAGTCTACTGGCAAACATATCCAAGCAACTGGGTTTGCCGGCCCCCAAGTTTGATGTGCAGAGTCTGTCTTGCTGTGAGAAGGACCTCTGTAATGGGGTGTCCCGGCCAGGGCGCAGCCTCTGGGCCCTCGCTGGGGGCCTCCTGCTCAGCCTGGGGCCAGCGTTGCTCTGGGCCCTGCTGTGA
- the LOC114514595 gene encoding lymphocyte antigen 6H-like translates to MRGLHLVLLAVLLCSDHALSLQCYLCAAAQTITQCWVMTCGQRQNFCFKSDLILYSTDGQKICMQQAGCATSCKEVSKQMETILGSGPEPGLLHKIFQNLGELAPTFELQSLSCCEKNLCNGVSRAGHSLWALAGGLLLSLGPALLWALL, encoded by the exons ATGAGAGGCCTCCATCTGGTCCTGCTCGCGGTCCTGCTGTGCTCGGACCATG ccctgagccTACAGTGCTACCTCTGTGCTGCGGCCCAGACCATCACGCAGTGCTGGGTCATGACCTGTGGACAGAGACAGAACTTCTGCTTCAAGAGTGACCTGATACTCTACTCAACAGATG GACAAAAGATCTGCATGCAGCAAGCAGGTTGTGCCACTTCCTGTAAGGAGGTTTCCAAACAGATGGAGACAATACTTGGCTCAGGCCCAGAGCCGGGTCTACTGCACAAGATATTCCAGAACCTGGGTGAACTGGCCCCCACATTTGAATTGCAGAGTCTGTCTTGCTGTGAGAAGAACCTCTGTAATGGGGTGTCCCGGGCAGGGCACAGCCTCTGGGCCCTCGCTGGGGGGCTCCTGCTCAGCCTGGGGCCAGCCTTGCTCTGGGCCCTGCTGTGA